GAACAGCAGGGGGTTTTCCATCAGCACCTCTTCCACGTCATGGACGAGGTATTTGAGGTTTCGCTTGGCATACTCCTTGCCCGCTTTGTCGATCAGGTTGTCGAGGCCGACGGCGGCCTTGACGCTAGCGAACTCACCTTTGCTAAGCCCTTTGACGGCCAGGTCGATGAACTGGAACTTGATGCGGCGTTCTTTGAAGTAACGCTCGGCTTTGCGGGTGTCTTGGCACTTTTTTGTACCCCAGATCTGGATGTTCATGTGTTGCACCCCAGTCAGATATGTGATCATTACTTGTTAATTTGGTATCTTTATCGCAAGTGAAAGCTGCTAAGACTGATATGCATTATAACTTTTTGTAGCAATTTTTCCAACAGACAACTGTCGAGAGCACCCGAATCGCCTGTATCGGGATACGAATTATTCAAAGACCTGGCGCCCCGGCCCTCGCGGCGAAAGGCCGGTTGGTACAGCCACCCCCCGTTCAGGACTTTCATCTCAGATCATCGCCCATGCCGGACGCGCCGAAAAAAAGCCACAGCGCAACACATCTTCGCGCTGTGGCCTCCGCATATTCCCGGTTATGTATTAAATCATGCTTTATTTTACAGGATGATCGGACAGACAGGGATGTCGACGGCGCAGGGACCGACGTTGACATTGGCCGGGCAAAGGTCGGCGCCGCAGGCATGGCCGACACAACCGTCAGCCGCGCAAGGCACGTTGAGGCCACAGCCGCCATCGGCGGCGCAGCCGCGGGCCGCGCAACCGCCGTCGGCCGCACAGCCACCGTAGCCGCCACAGCCATCAGCCGCACAACCCGATTTGGCCGCACATCCGCCGGCAGCGGCGCATCCATCTGCTGCACAACCGCCGTCAGCGGCACAACCGCCGTAGGCTGCGCAGTCACTGGCAACAGCATCGCTTTCCGGAGCAGGGGCCATCGTAGCAGCCACATACTTCGCGCCGCTCGGGGGCAGCGCCTGCAGTTTCAGTTCACCATTTTCAATGGTCATGGACACGCCTTTCAGGAAATTGATC
The Heliomicrobium undosum DNA segment above includes these coding regions:
- a CDS encoding arsenate reductase family protein: MNIQIWGTKKCQDTRKAERYFKERRIKFQFIDLAVKGLSKGEFASVKAAVGLDNLIDKAGKEYAKRNLKYLVHDVEEVLMENPLLFKTPIVRNGRQATVGYCPDAWATWE